The Polyodon spathula isolate WHYD16114869_AA chromosome 47, ASM1765450v1, whole genome shotgun sequence genome segment CCGCCCTCAcaacacagtgacagcacagagagatctggtaaagcacagggaagcattgtaaagcacagagaggtctggtaaagcacagggaagcattgtaaagcacagagaggtctggtaaagcatagggaagcattgtgaagcacagagaggtctggtaaagcatagggaagcactgtaaagcacagggaggtctggtaaagcatagggaagcattgtaaagcacctcCTCCGTCTCGAACATGGTTCTCTTGGAGCTGAACGGGGAGCTCTCCGGCTGCCTCAGCTCACAAGGGCTCTCCACTGAACCCAAGTCCAACTCCACGCTCCTCTCCAGCACAGACTCCCAGTCCTGGGGTCCAGGATCCGGGTTCAGGGTGACCACGATCCTGGAGAGAAACAAACCAGACACGCCCCCCTCATTAACATACCAGACACGCCCCTCATAAACATACTGGACAGGCCCCTAATTAACATACCAGGCATGCCCCTCTATAACATACTGGACACGCCCCCTTCATTAACATACCTGACACGCCCCTGCACTCAGAGCAGGAATCAGACTCCCACTGTACAGCAGTCTGATCCTGGTTATGCTACGAGTTTAGTAATGAGCAGGTTTGACCCCCTGTGTGGTGCTGCTGTCCCGACAGGGCCTGTACTTACTTGGGGTTCTGGTACCGCTTGCCTGGGCCCCTCCACTGGGGGTCCACTGCCTTCTGGACTCTGAGACAGGGGTGAGACACCTTCTCAGCATCCCGATAGACTCCTGAGAGAGACAGGAAgactgtgtctcatcaatatcagggtctagcgctgtatattataaagacatttcagagggctgggtctcgtcaatatcagggtctagcgctgtatattataaagacatttcagagggctggatctcatcaatatcagggtctagcgctgtatattataaagacatttcagagggctgtgtctcatcaatatcagggtctagcgctgtatattataaagacatttcagagggctgtgtctcatcaatatcagggtctagtgagggctggatctcatcaatatcagggtctagttgtatattataaagacatttcagagggctggatctcatcaatatcagggtctagcgctgtatattataaagacatttcagagggctgggtctcatcaatatcagggtctagcgctgtatattataaagacatttcagagggctggatctcatcaatatcagggtctagtgctgtatattataaagacatttcagagggctggatctcatcaatatcagggtctagtgctgtatattataaagacatttcagagggctggatctcatcaatatcagggtctagtgctgtatattataaagacatttcagagggctggatctcatcaatatcagggtctagcgctgtatattataaagacatttcagagggctggatctcatcaatatcagggtctagcgctgtatattataaagacatttcagagggctggatctcatcaatatcagggtctagtgctgtatattacaaaggcatttcagagggctggatcgcatcaatatcagggtctagtgctgtatattataaagacatttcagagggctgtgtctcatcaatatcagggtctagcgctgtatattataaagacatttcagagggctggatctcatcaatatcagggtctagcgctgtatattataaagacatttcagagggctggatctcatcaatatcagggtctagtgctgtatattataaagacatttcagagggctggatctcatcaatatcagggtctagcgctgtatattataaagacatttcagaaggctggatctcatcaatatcagggtgtTCCAGTCCGTACTGGGAAGAATGGGAGTCTCCATTACCATGCAGGTCAGTGAAAGTGGTTTCCACTCTGACAGGTCCACTGGTGCCACTGGCCTGGGTCCGCAGGTCCAGCTCGCTGAAGTCCAGAACCAGAACTTCCTCTCGAACCTCCTTGTGGGTCCAGTGGTGCCGCTCCGGCCCGGTTCTGAGGTCCGGGACAGGGAACTGGAGCTCGACCACGGCCCGCGGGGAGAGCAGACGCAGAGAGGAGAGCTCATGAGAACAGGGGGGGGCACCAGAGAgctggggagagggagagagagagagagagagagagagagagagagagagagagagagagagagagattacagagggcAGGTTTAGGGTNNNNNNNNNNNNNNNNNNNNNNNNNNNNNNNNNNNNNNNNNNNNNNNNNNNNNNNNNNNNNNNNNNNNNNNNNNNNNNNNNNNNNNNNNNNNNNNNNNNNNNNNNNNNNNNNNNNNNNNNNNNNNNNNNNNNNNNNNNNNNNNNNNNNNNNNNNNNNNNNNNNNNNNNNNNNNNNNNNNNNNNNNNNNNNNNNNNNNNNNNNNNNNNNNNNNNNNNNNNNNNNNNNNNNNNNNNNNNNNNNNNNNNNNNNNNNNNNNNNNNNNNNNNNNNNNNNNNNNNNNNNNNNNNNNNNNNNNNNNNNNNNNNNNNNNNNNNNNNNNNNNNNNNNNNNNNNNNNNNNNNNNNNNNNNNNNNNNNNNNNNNNNNNNNNNNNNNNNNNNNNNNNNNNNNNNNNNNNNNNNNNNNNNNNNNNNNNNNNNNNNNNNNNNNNNNNNNNNNNNNNNNNNNNNNNNNNNNNNNNNNNNNNNNNNNNNNNNNNNNNNNNNNNNNNNNNNNNNNNNCCTCTTTCTTGCTCTTCTCCGCTCTCCTCAGCTCCTGTCTCAGGCTCTCCCCTCACCTCTTTCTTGCTCTTCTCCGCTCTCCTCAGCTCCTGTCTCAggctctcctctcccctcacctcTTTCTTGCTCTTCTCCACTCTCCTCAGCTCCTGTCTCAggctctcctctcccctcacctcTTTCTTGCTCTTCTCCGCTCTCCTCAGCTCCTGTCTCAGGCTCTCCCCTCACCTCTTTCTTGCTCTTCTCCACTCTCCTCAGCTCCTGTCTCAGGCTCTCCCCTCACCTCTTTCTTGCTCTTCTCCGCTCTCCTCAGCTCCTGTCTCAGGCTCTCCCCTCACCTCTTTCTTGCTCTCTCAGTTCCTGTCTCACCTCTCCTGTCTCAggctctcccctctcctctttctTGCTCTTCTCCACTCTCCTCAGCTCCTGTCTCAGGCTCTCCCCTCACCTCTTTCTTGCTCTTCTCCACTCTCCTCAGCTCCTGTCTCAggctctcctctcccctcacctcTTTCTTGGCTCTCCTCAGCTCCTGTCCTCACCTCTTTCTTGCTCTTCTCCACTCTCCTCAGCTCCTGTCTCAggctctcctctctcccctctttcctctttcttgctcttctcccctctcctcaGCTCCTGTCTCAGGCTCTCCCCTCACCTCTTTCTTGCTCTTCTCCACTCTCCTCAGCTCCTGTCTCAGGCTCTCCCCTCACCTCTTTCTTGCTCTTCTCCGCTCTCCTCAGCTCCTGTCTCAggctctcctctcccctcacctcTTTCTTGCTCTTCTCCGCTCTCCTCAGCTCCTGTCTCAGGGTCTCCACTCTCCCGGTCTCcagctccctctcctcctcccggTCCCGGAGCTGTCTCGTGAGCCTCTGTCTGTGCGCCTGCCACTCCTCCTGCTTCTCCTCCAACTCCCGCTGCTCCTGCACGGCCTGCCGCAGCCTGGCCTGGGCCTCCCGGAGCTCCTTCCCCTGGGAGAGGAGGCGGGACTCGGACTCGCTCAGCTCCTGTGGGGGGAGGGCGGCAATAGAACAAAACAGGGCAAGAGAGGCAGTGTAGCATTGCATTACAGAGACTGAATGAAATGTAGCTCTAATTCATTCTTATACCgactcctcccccctctcccagGCTCCTCTCCCCTCaggctcctccccttctcccaggctcctccccctcaccttgctcagctcctccctctccttttTCGCTGCTCTCAGCTGATTCTCCAGAGTCTTCATCTGTTTGGACTCGTCTTCTCCTCTCTGTCTCGCTCCCTCGCTCCCTTCCAGTGGACTCTCTGAAACACACGCAGGCAGGTGAGCAACTCCCCTCTCCCCGCCCCCCCCCCGGAGTCCCCTAAGAGGTCTCCCAACCTGGGGTTGGCTCCCTTTGGGGTCGAGGAAACCACTCCTTTTGTGTCCATCCCGTTGAGGGGAGGAGGGCGAGGGGGGGACCACTCCCCACCTCCAGGGGAGTGGTGAGGGAGTTTGGGGGTGGAGGGAGGATCCTAGCCCCTCCCCTCTCAAacctgtcagtttcctcctcagTCTCTCCACCTCGTCCTTCAGTCTCTTCACTTCGGGGGGGTCTCTGCCAGGTGGGctgagtggggtgggggggccGTTGGTCTGAAACTCTGAGATGGGGTTATTAGTTAACATTGATTAGTGCACACCctgtccctctcctctctctctcccccctcctcccctctcctctcctctccccgcTCACCCTGTAGTTTTCGTCTCAGTTCCTGGTTCTCCAGCTCCAGTCTCTTCTCGCTCCCTCCCGATCCTGTCTCTGATCCTGGAGACGATTCCTTCAGGCAGCCGCGGTCCGACAGGGAGCTGAAACACAGGACCAGTATACAATCAGTAGAGCCGCAGTGCAGTGCTGACACTGGGGCGGGGCTGAGGGCAGGGTGCTCACCAGTGTGAGGTGTAGGTGAATCCCACAAAGGGCAGGTGGTGTCCAGCGAAGGAGCCGTGAGAGGAGGGGGGGAGCGTctcctgaaacacagagacaccgTCCAATACAAGAGACACAGGGTTAGAGTTACtgactgagtgagtgattgaCAGGGTGATTGACAGCGATTGAGTGATTTACTGAGTGATTGACAGTGACTGAGTGATTGACAGCGATTGACTGAGTGGGTGATTGACAGCGACTGACAGTGAGAGTGATTGAGCGAGTGATTGACAGTGATTGACAGTGACTGGGTAATTGACAGCGAGTGGCAGTGATTGGCAGCGAGTGGCAGTGATTGGCAGCGAGTGGCAGTGATTGGCAGCGAGCGGCAGTGATTGGCAGCGAGCGGCAGTGATTGGCAGCGAGCGGCAGTGATTGGCAGCGAGTGGGCAGTGATTGGCAGCGAGTGGCAGTGATTGACAGTGACTGGGTGATTGGCAGCGAGTGGCAGTGATTGACAGCGAGTGGCAGTGATTGGCAGCGAGTGGCAGTGATTGGCAGCGAGTGGCAGTGATTGGCAGCGAGTGGCAGTGATTGGCAGCGAGTGGCAGTGATTGAAAGTGACTGGGTGATTGGCAGCGAGTGGCAGTGATTGACAGCAAGCGGCAGTGATTGGCAGCGAGTGGCAGTGATTGGCAGCGAGTGGCAGTGATTGACAGCGAGTGGCAGTGATTGGCAGCGAGTGGCAGTGATTGGCAGCGAGTGGCAGCGAGTGGCAGTGATTGGCAGCGAGTGGCAGTGATTGGCAGCGAGTGGCAGTGATTGGCAGCGAGTGGCAGTGATTGGCAGCGAGTGGCAGTGATTGGCAGCGAGTGGCAGTGATTGGCAGCGAGTGGCAGTGATTGGCAGCGAGTGGCAGTGATTGGCAGCGAGTGGCAGTGATTGGCAGCGAGTGGCAGTGATTGGCAGCGAGTGGCAGTGATTGGCAGCGAGTGGGTGATTGACAGCAGTGATTGACAGTGAGTGGCAGTGATTGGCAGCGAGTGGCAGTGATTGGCAGCGAGTGGCAGTGATTGACTGGCGTCTCACCGAGCTCTTGAGCGCCTCTCCGTCCACGTCGAAGTTGGACGTGTCGACTGGGCTGCTGACCTCGGGGATGTGGGGGGGGGTGCTGGTGCGGAGCTGCTCCCAGTCGATCCCAGTGAAGAAGGGGTGGCTCTTGAAGTCCTCGACCCCGTTCTGCCCCAGCCGACACCCCCGATCACAGATCAGCTGGCCAATCAGATCTTTCGCCTGCTCCGACACGTCTGTGATGTCAGAGGGGAACTGGAGGTGAtcctgagagagagggaagaaTATAGGAAAATGGAGAGAGCGATTCAGAGACAGAGGGGGAGTGAGGGAGGAGCGATTCAGAGACAGAGGGGGGAGCGAGACAGAGCGATTCAGAGACAGAGGGGGGAGCGAGACAGAGTGattcagagacagagagaggaggatTCAGAGACAGAGGGGGGGAGGAGCGATTCAGAGACAGAGGGGGGAGCGAGACAGAGCGATTCAGAGACAGAGGGGGAGTGAGGGAGGAGCGATTCAGAGACAGAGGGGGAGTGAGGGAGGAGCGATTCAGAGACAGAGGGGGAGTGAGGGAGGAGCGATTCAGAGACAGAGGGGGAGTGAGGGAGGAGCGATTCAGAGACAGAGGGGGGAGTGAGGGAGGAGCGATTCAGAGACAGAGGGGGAGTGAGGGAGGAGCGATTCAGAGACAGAGGGGGAGTGAGGGAGGAGCGATTCAGAGACAGAGGGGGGAGCGAGACAGAGTGATTCAGAGACAGAGGGGGAGTGAGGGAGGAGCGATTCAGAGACAGAGGGGGGAGCGAGACAGCGATTCAGAGACAGAGGGGGGAGCGAGACAGAGTGATTCAGAGACAGAGGGGGAGTGAGGGAGGAGCGATTCAGAGACAGAGGGGGGAGCGAGGGAGGAGCGATTCAGAGACAGAGGGGGGAGCGAGACAGTGATTCAGAGACAGAGGGGGGAGCGAGACAGTGATTCAGAGACAGAGGGGGGAGCGAGACAGAGTGATTCAGAGACAGAGGGGGGAGCGAGAGCAGTGATTCAGAGACAGAGGGGGGAGCGAGACAGTGATTCAGAGACAGAGGGGGGAGCGAGACAGTGATTCagagacaggggggggggggtaccttgtGGTTCATGATCTTCCCGTAGGTCTCCACCAGCGACTCTGCGTAGAAGGGGGTCTCTCCGAACAGCAGCTCGTAGGTGCAGACCCCCAGGGACCACCAGTCACAATCGGAGCCGTACTTCCCCTTCCCATCCTCCATCGCCTGCAGGATCTCAGGGGAGATGTAATCAGGGGTGCCCACCGCCACCGAGGACTCCAcctggagaggaggagaggagaggagaggaggggagaggagaggagaggagagggggagaggggagaagagagggggagagagaggaaagggggagaggagaaaggagagggggatagaggagagggggagaggacaGGAGGAGAGAGTATTTTTCACTGTGTCTTCAATGCGGTGCACAGGGAGCCGGTCCAGGGAGCGCCGTGTCACTCACCGTGCCGTCACTGCGCAGCTTCAGACAGGACCCGAAATCGGCCAATCGGATGTGTCCATTCATATCGATCAGCACGTTATCCGGCTTGATGTCTCTGAGGGGGGCGAGAAGAACGGGAGGCAGGTGAGCAGGTTACCTGTGCAGGGAGGAAGCACTGACAGAGTTACCTGTGCAGGGAGGAAGCACTGACAGAGTTACCTGTGCAGGGAGGAAGCACTGACAGAGTTACCTGTGCAGGGAGGAGGAGCACTGACAGAGTTACCTGTGCAGGGAGGAAGCACTGACAGAGTTACCTGTGCAGGGAGGAAGCACTGACAGAGTTACCTGTGCAGGGAGGAAGCACTGACAGAGTTACCTGTGCAGGGAGGAAGCACTGACAGAGTTACCTGTGCAGGGAGGAAGCACTGACAGAGTTACCTGTGCAGGGAGGAAGCACTGACAGAGTTACCTGTGCAGGGAGGAAGCACTGTTACCTGTGCAGGGAGGAAGCACTGACAGAGTTACCTGTGCAGGGAGGAAGCACTGACAGAGTTACCTGTGCAGGGAGGAAGCACTGACAGAGTTACCTGTGCAGGGAGGAAGCACTGACAGAGTTACCTGTGCAGGGAGGAAGCACTGACAGAGTTACCTGTGCAGGGAGGAAGCACTGACAGAGTTACCTGTGCAGGGAGGAAGCACTGACAGAGTTACCTGTGCAGGGAGGAAGCACTGACAGAGCTACCTGTGCAGGGAGGAGCACTTACCTGTGCAGGGAGGAAGCACTGACAGAGTTACCTGTGCAGGCAGTTCCTCTGGTCAGGCAGTGCAGGGGCTCACCTGTGCACATAGTTCCTCTGGTGGACGGAGTCGATGGCCAGCACCATCTCTGCAATGTAGAAGCGCGCTGTGTCTTCTGGGAGCCGGTCCTCAAACTTACTAAGCAGAGTGAGGAGGTCCCCGCCCACGTAGTAATCCATCACCAGATActgagggaggagacagagaggcTAAGAACCAAGGCTTGAAGAACAGAGAACATCCCCAAGCGAGAGGAGCCCCGCTCAGCCCCTCGGAGCTCCTTCGCAGGGAGGCTCTATCAACACCGACACAAGAAGAGAATCCCACAGCGAGAGGAGCCCCGCTCAGCCCCTCGGAGCTCCTCCACAGGGAGGCTCTATCAACACCGACACAAGAAGAGAATCCCACAGCGAGAGGAGCCCCGCTCAGCCCCTCGgagctcctcttcctcctcctcctctctgctctcccctctcccctcaccaGGTATCTCTCATCCTGGAAGGCATAGTGCAGGGTTGTGATCCACTGATTGTCTCCCTTCACAAGAACATCCCTCTCCTCCCTGAAACAGGCCGTCTGGAACAGAGAGACACGAGACAGTCaggagacacacactcacacaccgaGACTCCCTCGCACTCGCACCAAGACtccctcacactcacactcagacTCCCTCACACTCAGACTCACATCAGCTCTCTTGAGCATCTCCCACTTGTGCAGGATCTTCATGGCAAAAACCCTCTCTGTGTTTTTCATCTTGACCACTGCCACCTgcagaggcagagagacagggaggacagagagacacacacacacacacacacacacagagacagggttaaTATTAGCAATACGACAATTAAAACTTGACTCTGTTGATCTGCTGTATACGAGATGACACAGACCCTCAACCCATCCCCTGCAAAGCCCACTCACCTCCCCGAAAGCGCCACGACCTATGACCTTTAGAATCTCAAAGTCTTCTCTCTTCAGACGGAGCTGCTGCACCTTGGAAACAAACGGCTTGactggagagagagcgagagagagaaaaacgAGAGAgcgaacgagagagagagagagagagagagagaatgagagagagaggaggagagaggagagagagataggaggagagagaggaggagagactggATCAATGCGTGCATGAGGTCTGAAATCAACGCTAGCAGTCATTCTGCTGTGCTGGACAGCGCTGGCCTCTCCGTTCTGTTCCAGGAGATCGAGTGCAGGGTTTactccacacacaccctttctctctccctccctccctctctctcttgttGAGAATTGCACTCTGTGCCTTTAAGAGAGCGCTGCGTTGCGATTGGAGGGCTGAGCAGTTTGTTTTTGATTCCATCTCCGCCCCTCAGACCAGTAGAGCAGCATTCTTGAGAGCAGCACTCACAGTTCAAGCAAGGCTGGGCTTGCAATGCTCGACACCCTCCCTGCCAAGAGCCTgctattgcaatgatcaggaggcaggagtttgagcagggttagaaactcacactagccctgctgctgctgctgcacccagtcctggggttcagagctcccctcaatgaagtctagtattattattattaatattgcaatgatcaggaggcaggagtttgagcagggttagaaactcacactagcccctgctgctgctgctgcacccagtcctggggttcagagctcccctcaatgaagtctagtattattattattaatattgcaatgatcaggagccaggagtttgagcagggttagaaactcacactagtctctttctctctctatagACAATGCTGTGCAAAGCCTTCGGTTCATTTGATTATGCAAAAccagttaaatgtttatttaagtgATGCAACAGaaaatgtgtgtgtcagtgtgtgtgcgtcagaGTGTGCGTGAGAGCGTGTGCGTGTTTCAGACtcagtgtgtcactgtgtgtgtgcatgcgtgtgtgtttcagtgtcagtgtgtctcagtgtttatttgtatttgttataagaacTTTATTGCAATACTCTtgcgtgtgtgtctcagcgtgtctCCCCCTCCCCTTCCACGCTCACCCCACTCCACGAACTCGGCCGCTTTCTTGTCTCGTCTGAGCGCGTTGTTTCCACATTCCTCGTACAGGCAGAGCAGCGCGTCCAGCAGCGTCTCCACGCTGAGCCAGGAGTCGCTCTCCACGGGACCCCCGACAAGAAAGCGCTCCAAGCCGCGCTGCCTCTCCTCCGCCGACATCGCGGCGCCTTCTCCTTGCGatatgaacaataataataataataatgataatgataataataattaaaagcccGGATCTCCCGGCCGGCGTGTCTCTTGCGGACCCGGTTCTAGTTCAAGGTGTGCCGAGCCTCCTCACCCCACTCGACCCCCGGTTCAAACAGCGCGACTCGGCTGCAATGCGCGCAGCGCCGCTCCTGTCCCGGGTCGCGCTGCTGCACCCGAGTCCCGTCCAGCGCATCTCCAGGGAAGCACCCCCCCGGTCACCTCTTCATGCAGGGGGGTATGAATCCTGCTTGCTGTTTCTTCTCGTGTTTTTATGAATCTTCTTGCTGTTTCTTCTCGTGTTTATGAATCTTCTTGCTGTTTCTTCTCGTGTTTATGAATCTTGCTTGCTGTttcttctcctctcctcctcgatccctctctctctctgtctctcttctcttctctctctctgtctctccctctctcctctgtctctctctctctctcctctctctctctctctctctcctctctctctctctctctctctctcctctgtctctcttctctctctctctctctctctctctctctcctctcctgtctctctctctctctctctctctctctctctctctctctctctctctctctctctcttcctcttctCTTTTCTCTCTGATGTTGTTTTTGGTTGTAATTAGTCACCTCTTTATCGACGGGCGCTTCTCTCTCTTTTGCTCCTCGACCAGATCCTCGCCACATCCATCCTCGGATTATCTGactcgattattattattattattattattattattattattatttttcttcttattatatatatttccctcaccggagtgtttgtttgtatgtttgttttgtaactctCTCGAATTCCTCTCTTCCTCCCTTCCTATCTTCTCTACCTGCGATTCCACCGACCCCGCCCCTGTCAGGCTGACGGCGCCCTGAGCCAATCAGAGCGCTCGGTCACGCCCTTCAGCCCCTCCCCTCCGCAGGTAACACACGGAGGTGCGCCGCTGGTTTTAAAGAGACAGGaccatccaataataataataacaataataataataataataataataataataataataataatccccttCGATTTCGATACAAAATCCGAGTTATCAgatgtctatctctctatctatatagatagatagatagatagatagatagatagatctctctctctctctctctctctctctctctctctctatatatatatatatatatatatatagttagatagatagatagatagatatatagagatagatagatagatagatagatagatagatagatagatagatagatagatactgtagatagatagatactgtagatagatagatagatagatagatagatagatagatagatactgtagatagatagatagtgtagatagatagatagatatacacacaagTACAGACAGTTTATAACAAGTTTAACAcattttcaatctgaaaaaaaaaccagcaagacATTATGAATAAATGAATCAGTAATACGAGTTATAAATTGGGTTCTGTACCTGCAACACCCGCTATAATGCAACACCGCCACCTGGTGGTCAGCACGCCAGCTGCAGTCCATTGCAGCGTCTGGTGGAGCGAGTCGCACCTTGTTAAGAAAACTGTAGTCTCGCCCCCCCTGCCAGCGcagaaaactacatttcccagaatccCGTGCGGCCGTGTGCGCAGGCGTGCTCCGGCTTGTCTTCTGCGCAGGGGGGTGGCGTCCTGAGCCGGTGGCGGAgcggggttgttttttttgtcgttgtttgtaaataaaagtttgtttttttttgtcggaAGATTCGGCATTTGGCCGGAGCAGCTGCAGGTGAGTAACCCGGGTGGGGGGGACCGGGGACGGGGCTCCTCTTCAGCTCGGCGCGCAGGTTTGGGGAGCTGGTTTGTTTCACGACGCAGGTAAAAacttttaggggaaaaaaaaatagatctctACTGTTTGCAACTAAATGAGGTTGTTCGCggttctgataataataataataataataataataataataataatgatgcatgtttgtttttccgTGCCTGTTGTGTATCCGTACATAACAGCTTTCGTTTTGCTTTGCATGTTAAACGCGCAGATTGCAGGATCAGATCCGTTGCCTCAGACAAGGCGGGGTGTCTCTTGATTCATTGATTTATGTACGACTCAATAtctcgtatttatttatttatttatttatttttaacacgtGGGTAGCTTGTgtttccatattattattattattattaataataataatttgtatttacatgtctttttttttttttttttttttgtaagtgttaaCGGGCGTGTCGTGAGCGGGGCTCGAACCCGGGTCCTGCTCGGTAACCCGCGCCTGCGCTCCAGTCTCCCCGCAGACATGCCGAAGCGCGGCTGCCCGTGGCCCGACAGCGCCCCCTTGCAACTGAAGACACGCGTGACGCAGAAGGAGGTGAACGAGGGCGTGGCCAGAGACACGAACATGACGGCTGTGTACGGTaggagccgagccgagccgagccgagccgagcccgCTGGCCCCGCAGCACGCTGTACTGTAGAAGTTACTTCGCGATATCGGCTGCTTGATGCACGCAAATAAGAGTCCCGTTGCAGGGCAGCCCGatagccagtccaggttttacaatcaCTAATAAGAGTCCCGttgccagtccaggttttacaatcaCTAATAAGAGTCCCGTTGCAGAGCAGCCCGatagccagtccaggttttacaatcaCTAATAAGAGTCCCGTTGCAGAGCAGCCCGatagccagtccaggttttacaatcaCTAATAAGAGTCCCGttgccagtccaggttttacaatcaCTAATAAGAGTCCCGTTGCAGAGCAGCCCGatagccagtccaggttttacaatcaCTAATAAGAGTCCCGTTGCAGAGCAGCCCgaagccagtccaggttttacaatcaCTAATAAGAGTCCCGttgccagtccaggt includes the following:
- the LOC121306379 gene encoding serine/threonine-protein kinase MRCK alpha-like, with amino-acid sequence MSAEERQRGLERFLVGGPVESDSWLSVETLLDALLCLYEECGNNALRRDKKAAEFVEWVKPFVSKVQQLRLKREDFEILKVIGRGAFGEVAVVKMKNTERVFAMKILHKWEMLKRADTACFREERDVLVKGDNQWITTLHYAFQDERYLYLVMDYYVGGDLLTLLSKFEDRLPEDTARFYIAEMVLAIDSVHQRNYVHRDIKPDNVLIDMNGHIRLADFGSCLKLRSDGTVESSVAVGTPDYISPEILQAMEDGKGKYGSDCDWWSLGVCTYELLFGETPFYAESLVETYGKIMNHKDHLQFPSDITDVSEQAKDLIGQLICDRGCRLGQNGVEDFKSHPFFTGIDWEQLRTSTPPHIPEVSSPVDTSNFDVDGEALKSSETLPPSSHGSFAGHHLPFVGFTYTSHCSLSDRGCLKESSPGSETGSGGSEKRLELENQELRRKLQEFQTNGPPTPLSPPGRDPPEVKRLKDEVERLRRKLTESPLEGSEGARQRGEDESKQMKTLENQLRAAKKEREELSKELSESESRLLSQGKELREAQARLRQAVQEQRELEEKQEEWQAHRQRLTRQLRDREEERELETGRVETLRQELRRAEKSKKEVRGEESLRQELRRAEKSKKEVRGEPETGAEESGEEQERGEGRA